The following are encoded in a window of Acidobacteriota bacterium genomic DNA:
- the dnaG gene encoding DNA primase, with protein sequence MANVDLTDQALSRVRDAADIVDVVSQTTSLKVRGRTHLGLCPFHREKTPSLNVDRDKGLFYCFGCGEGGDVFKFLMLIERMSFPEAVEHLAGRYGIELPKRAGRKTEKAREDLLSLVEDASEAFHQALMQSDNPAKRYLIERRVDERIWTQYGFGYAPDMWDYLLTRLGRKYSSKQLEEAGLAVPRKSGSGHYDRFRNRLLIPIHNESGTLVGFGGRSLDGSEPKYLNSPESPLFDKSRLLYNMHRSRDSMRKVDRAVLVEGYFDCIALDDAGVSGVVASMGTALTPSQAQIIRRRASRVVVFYDGDPAGRRATLRAAPILLGAGLDVAVADPGSGDDPDTYLQREGLDALMKMIGGSRDVFEFALDEVVPGGERLDSAAKREALEAIAPLLAASSDPVTRNDAVRRVAERLQLEFDTVWSSAKSTRKGRDSEPLRAAPVASGEIWLLRRLLGGSEPDLLDDLDPDLFDDPQCRRIARAARELHDQGERVDFPSIATHLKGEAELNRLSELAFADEEKADPAAVGATLDRMKKRQLDRKAAEIQTAIVEAEREGAHERLDELIRAKMKLIKMK encoded by the coding sequence CGCGACGCGGCGGACATCGTCGACGTCGTCTCCCAGACGACCTCACTGAAGGTCCGTGGCCGGACGCATCTGGGTCTCTGTCCCTTTCACCGCGAAAAAACGCCCTCGCTCAACGTCGACCGCGACAAGGGGCTGTTCTACTGCTTCGGCTGCGGAGAAGGGGGCGACGTCTTCAAGTTCCTGATGCTCATCGAACGGATGAGCTTCCCCGAGGCGGTGGAGCATCTCGCCGGCCGCTACGGGATCGAGCTTCCGAAGCGGGCTGGCCGAAAGACCGAGAAGGCTCGTGAAGATCTCCTGAGCCTCGTCGAGGACGCTTCCGAGGCATTTCACCAGGCGCTGATGCAATCGGACAATCCGGCAAAACGCTACCTGATCGAGCGCCGTGTCGACGAGAGAATCTGGACGCAGTACGGATTCGGCTACGCCCCCGACATGTGGGACTACCTTCTTACACGGCTCGGGCGGAAGTACTCCTCGAAGCAACTCGAGGAGGCCGGGCTCGCAGTTCCGCGCAAAAGCGGGAGCGGCCACTACGACCGGTTCCGCAATCGCCTCCTCATCCCGATTCACAACGAGAGCGGGACGCTGGTCGGTTTCGGTGGACGCTCGCTCGACGGCTCCGAACCGAAATACTTAAACTCACCCGAATCTCCGCTGTTCGACAAATCCCGACTGCTCTACAACATGCACCGCTCGAGGGACAGCATGAGGAAAGTCGATCGAGCAGTGCTCGTCGAGGGTTACTTCGACTGCATCGCCCTCGACGACGCCGGAGTCTCGGGTGTCGTCGCATCGATGGGAACGGCCCTGACGCCCTCCCAGGCACAAATCATCCGCCGTCGTGCCTCGCGGGTCGTTGTTTTTTACGATGGAGACCCCGCCGGAAGGCGAGCAACACTTCGTGCCGCGCCGATCCTCCTCGGCGCCGGGCTCGACGTGGCGGTCGCGGATCCCGGGAGCGGGGACGATCCCGATACCTACCTCCAGCGGGAGGGACTCGACGCACTGATGAAGATGATCGGCGGTTCCCGGGACGTCTTCGAGTTCGCGCTGGACGAAGTCGTTCCCGGAGGGGAACGGCTCGACAGCGCGGCAAAGAGGGAAGCTCTCGAGGCAATCGCCCCCCTGCTGGCTGCCTCATCGGACCCGGTCACCCGCAACGACGCGGTACGGAGGGTGGCCGAGCGTCTTCAGCTCGAGTTCGACACGGTCTGGTCTTCGGCGAAGTCGACCCGGAAGGGCCGCGACTCGGAGCCGCTCCGAGCCGCCCCCGTCGCCTCGGGAGAGATCTGGCTGCTTCGCCGGCTTCTCGGAGGCTCGGAGCCCGATCTCCTGGACGATCTCGACCCCGATCTTTTCGACGATCCTCAGTGCCGGAGGATCGCCCGGGCCGCCCGCGAGCTTCATGATCAGGGCGAAAGGGTTGATTTTCCGTCGATCGCGACCCATCTTAAAGGGGAAGCCGAGTTGAACCGGCTGTCGGAGCTGGCGTTCGCCGACGAGGAGAAGGCGGACCCGGCCGCGGTGGGAGCGACACTCGATCGGATGAAAAAGCGACAGCTGGATCGGAAGGCCGCGGAGATACAAACCGCCATCGTCGAAGCGGAGAGGGAGGGCGCGCACGAACGACTCGATGAGCTGATCCGGGCAAAGATGAAGCTCATCAAAATGAAATAA
- the rpoD gene encoding RNA polymerase sigma factor RpoD, whose protein sequence is MSVEEKYVEVRHLIAIGKEKGYLLYDEIYESLPEDVTNLPEELDEIYIRFNDLGIDIVDDAEKLSSPKDESVEGPDEKDQREQIQAEIAAAAAGLVDKTNDPVRMYLREMGTVKLLDRDGEVRIARRIEQGEIQVFQALSRHRAIVEQVLKISEAARRNDQSFQTLIESSMSQDDGDTDTPKLQNTPKISDSLKVFDQIARLQKKIDTASEKLAECKRARSRQTLEKNIEKWSCEMADLARSTEFTPQHRARMINVLGDINREMGRCASSVRKDETQLRKEKDRTRKDFYRRRIAKYKSKLSHLEQTYGIEHDDIRETIRDVREGEGTAELAKQELIVANLRLVVSIAKKYTNRGLQFLDLIQEGNIGLMKAVEKFEYRRGYKFSTYATWWIRQAITRAIADQARTIRIPVHMIETINKLTRTSRALVQELGREPNAEEIANRMEMPVTKVRKIMKIAQEPISLETPIGEEEDSHLGDFIEDRAAVSPIDHVIVANLKDQTASVLRSLTPREEEVLKMRFGVGDGSEHTLEEVGRSFNVTRERIRQIESKALRKLRHPSRSKRLRPFLDSNL, encoded by the coding sequence TTGAGCGTTGAGGAGAAGTACGTCGAAGTCCGTCATCTGATCGCGATCGGCAAGGAAAAGGGCTACCTGCTTTACGACGAGATCTACGAAAGCCTTCCGGAGGACGTCACCAATCTCCCGGAAGAGCTCGACGAGATCTACATTCGTTTCAATGACCTCGGCATCGATATCGTCGATGATGCCGAAAAGCTGAGCTCCCCGAAAGACGAGTCGGTCGAAGGGCCGGACGAGAAGGATCAGCGCGAGCAGATCCAGGCGGAAATCGCCGCCGCGGCCGCCGGACTCGTCGACAAGACCAACGATCCCGTGAGGATGTATCTGCGGGAGATGGGAACGGTCAAGCTCCTCGATCGCGATGGCGAAGTTCGCATCGCGCGTCGAATCGAGCAGGGAGAGATTCAGGTCTTTCAGGCGCTTTCGCGACATCGCGCCATCGTCGAACAGGTGCTGAAGATCTCCGAGGCCGCCAGACGGAACGATCAGTCTTTTCAAACACTGATCGAATCGTCGATGAGCCAGGATGACGGCGACACCGACACACCGAAGCTGCAGAACACTCCGAAAATCTCCGACAGTCTGAAAGTTTTCGATCAGATCGCAAGACTGCAGAAAAAGATCGACACCGCCAGCGAAAAGCTCGCCGAGTGCAAGCGAGCCCGCTCGCGGCAGACTCTCGAAAAGAACATCGAAAAGTGGAGCTGTGAGATGGCGGATCTGGCAAGATCCACCGAGTTCACTCCGCAGCACCGGGCCCGCATGATCAACGTTCTTGGTGACATCAACCGCGAGATGGGACGCTGTGCATCATCCGTCCGAAAGGACGAGACCCAGCTCCGCAAAGAGAAAGATCGCACCCGGAAGGATTTCTACCGGAGGCGAATCGCCAAGTACAAATCGAAACTGTCGCATCTCGAGCAGACTTACGGAATCGAGCATGACGACATTCGCGAAACGATCCGCGACGTCCGCGAGGGTGAAGGGACGGCAGAGCTCGCAAAGCAGGAGCTGATCGTCGCAAACCTTCGTCTCGTCGTTTCGATCGCGAAGAAGTACACCAATCGCGGGCTTCAGTTTCTCGACCTCATTCAGGAAGGCAACATCGGCCTGATGAAGGCTGTCGAGAAATTCGAGTACCGGCGCGGCTACAAGTTCTCGACCTATGCGACCTGGTGGATTCGCCAGGCCATCACCCGCGCAATCGCCGATCAGGCGCGAACCATCAGGATTCCGGTTCACATGATCGAGACGATCAACAAGCTCACCCGCACCTCGCGGGCGCTCGTGCAGGAGCTCGGACGGGAGCCGAACGCCGAAGAGATCGCCAACCGGATGGAAATGCCGGTCACGAAGGTCCGCAAGATCATGAAGATCGCACAGGAACCGATCTCGCTCGAGACACCGATCGGCGAAGAGGAGGACTCGCATCTCGGAGACTTCATCGAGGACCGGGCGGCAGTTTCACCGATCGATCACGTCATCGTGGCGAATCTCAAGGATCAGACGGCTTCGGTTCTCCGCTCTCTGACCCCTCGGGAGGAGGAAGTGCTCAAGATGAGGTTCGGCGTCGGCGACGGCTCCGAGCACACGCTCGAAGAGGTGGGCCGCTCGTTCAACGTCACGAGGGAACGCATCCGGCAGATCGAGTCGAAAGCGCTCCGGAAGCTCCGGCATCCGTCGCGATCGAAGAGGCTCCGGCCGTTTCTCGACTCGAATCTCTAG
- a CDS encoding acyl-CoA dehydrogenase, which produces MISEDTLAAAAPLTSLSEDEQMLQESVRDFAVEQIRPLVHEMDQKGEMNPDLIRSFFELGLMGIEIPEEFGGTGSTFFNAVLVVEELSHVDASCGVLVDVQNTLVNNIFLRWGNDEQKRRYLPKLAESMVGAYALSEAGSGSDAFALATRAEEKGNRWVLNGRKLWITNAAEAGLFVIFANVNPDAGYKGITAFLVERGFEGFSVGKKEDKTGIRASSTCELMLDDCEVPKENVLGEVGKGYKLAIETLNEGRIGIGAQMVGIARGALEHAIAYSKERKQFGRPIAEFQGLQFQIAQCATELEAARLMVYNSARLKDAGKPFLREAAMAKLYSSEMCERVTSMAVQIFGGNGYTREYPVEKYWRDSKIGQIYEGTSNMQLQTIAKSILTDQL; this is translated from the coding sequence ATGATCTCAGAGGATACCCTCGCGGCTGCAGCGCCTCTCACCTCCCTTTCCGAGGATGAGCAGATGCTTCAGGAAAGCGTGCGGGATTTTGCCGTCGAACAGATTCGTCCTCTGGTCCACGAAATGGACCAGAAAGGGGAGATGAATCCCGACCTGATCAGGAGTTTTTTCGAGCTTGGCCTGATGGGTATCGAGATTCCGGAGGAGTTCGGCGGAACGGGATCGACATTTTTCAATGCCGTTCTGGTGGTCGAAGAGCTCTCTCACGTCGATGCGTCGTGCGGGGTGCTGGTCGATGTACAGAATACGCTGGTGAACAACATCTTTCTCCGCTGGGGGAATGACGAACAGAAGAGGCGGTACCTTCCGAAGCTCGCCGAGTCGATGGTGGGCGCCTATGCGCTTTCCGAAGCCGGGTCCGGCTCGGATGCCTTCGCCCTGGCGACTCGCGCTGAGGAGAAGGGCAACCGCTGGGTGCTGAATGGACGCAAGCTGTGGATCACCAATGCCGCCGAAGCGGGGCTGTTCGTGATTTTTGCCAACGTGAACCCGGATGCCGGCTACAAGGGAATCACAGCCTTCCTCGTGGAGAGGGGATTCGAGGGCTTTTCCGTCGGGAAGAAGGAGGACAAGACGGGAATCCGCGCTTCGTCCACGTGCGAGCTGATGCTCGACGATTGCGAGGTGCCGAAGGAAAACGTACTCGGAGAGGTCGGGAAGGGTTACAAGCTGGCAATCGAGACGCTGAACGAGGGGCGAATCGGGATCGGTGCGCAAATGGTGGGAATCGCGCGCGGGGCGCTCGAGCACGCGATTGCCTACTCGAAGGAGCGGAAGCAGTTCGGCCGTCCGATCGCCGAGTTCCAGGGTCTGCAGTTTCAGATCGCCCAGTGTGCCACCGAGCTCGAAGCGGCCCGGCTGATGGTTTACAACTCGGCGCGACTGAAGGACGCTGGTAAGCCGTTCCTTCGCGAAGCGGCGATGGCCAAACTCTATTCTTCGGAGATGTGCGAGCGTGTCACTTCCATGGCCGTTCAGATTTTCGGGGGGAATGGCTACACTCGTGAGTATCCGGTCGAAAAGTACTGGCGGGACTCGAAGATCGGACAGATCTACGAGGGGACGTCGAACATGCAGCTGCAGACGATCGCGAAATCGATTTTGACCGATCAGCTGTAG
- a CDS encoding Mrp/NBP35 family ATP-binding protein yields MPTENDVLEALKGVAFPGLSRDIVSFGFIHDLKVEGSRASFTIRMKTEKPEAVEEIVRNAEAKVLAIDGIESVDIRKDVVTRDARIPTGGSLPPTVQRIHAMAGVKNTIAVASGKGGVGKSTVATNLALALARQGNSVAILDSDIYGPSQQMMLGLHGKPMIDQKSNRIIPMERHGVKTMSLGLIADPDTPVIWRGPMVKKALDQFLGDVEWGEVDYMIFDMPPGTGDAQLTIAQQVPLSGAIIVTTPQDISLIDARKGLAMFRKIDVPIFGLVENMSYFICRHCGEREEIFGHGGGRRTAALLDVPFLGEIPIDPRVVIGGDSGEPIVALDPESIASQAFIEIASRIVSTLVPAGSR; encoded by the coding sequence ATGCCAACAGAAAACGACGTACTCGAGGCGCTTAAAGGCGTCGCTTTTCCCGGTCTGTCGCGGGACATCGTCTCGTTCGGATTCATCCACGATCTGAAGGTGGAGGGGAGCCGTGCCTCGTTCACCATCAGGATGAAGACGGAAAAACCGGAGGCGGTGGAGGAAATCGTCCGGAACGCGGAAGCGAAGGTCCTCGCCATCGACGGGATCGAGTCGGTCGACATCCGGAAGGACGTGGTGACGCGCGATGCCCGGATACCAACGGGCGGCAGCCTCCCTCCCACCGTTCAGCGAATTCATGCAATGGCGGGGGTGAAAAACACGATCGCCGTCGCCTCGGGAAAGGGCGGAGTTGGGAAGTCGACCGTGGCCACGAACCTCGCGCTGGCACTCGCGCGTCAGGGAAACTCGGTCGCCATCCTCGATTCCGACATCTACGGGCCGTCCCAGCAGATGATGCTCGGCCTTCATGGCAAGCCGATGATCGATCAGAAGTCCAACCGGATCATCCCGATGGAGCGTCACGGGGTGAAGACGATGTCGCTCGGGCTGATTGCCGATCCCGACACTCCGGTCATCTGGCGTGGCCCGATGGTGAAAAAAGCTCTCGATCAGTTCCTCGGTGACGTGGAATGGGGCGAGGTCGATTACATGATCTTCGATATGCCGCCGGGAACCGGCGATGCCCAGCTGACGATCGCGCAGCAGGTGCCTCTGTCGGGAGCAATCATCGTCACGACGCCGCAGGACATCTCGCTGATCGACGCCCGGAAGGGGCTCGCGATGTTTCGGAAGATCGATGTGCCGATCTTCGGGCTCGTCGAGAACATGAGCTACTTCATCTGCCGGCACTGTGGTGAACGGGAAGAGATCTTCGGCCATGGCGGCGGCCGGCGTACGGCTGCCCTTCTCGATGTGCCATTCCTCGGCGAGATACCGATCGACCCGCGGGTCGTCATTGGCGGAGATTCGGGCGAGCCGATCGTCGCGCTCGATCCCGAGAGCATCGCCTCGCAGGCGTTCATCGAGATCGCATCACGGATCGTGAGTACGCTCGTGCCCGCGGGCTCCCGCTGA
- a CDS encoding LOG family protein produces the protein MESLKKAQRKKGSIREPEQILDRAIYHLWETINDLEQIQPEHVEFFRVSIFGSSRIQKGDPIYQDVYELSRGLSEMGIDIVTGGGPGLMEAANSGSMEGSKAGRSRSFGLPIHLPTEEGHNAFVSRVYRHRTFFSRLHHFVRLSSAFVVVPGGIGTALELFMVWQLLQVKHIQSHPLILVGPMWHGLLEWMDQMMVSRNLVSPPEMKVAVVVDNASEALPLLKETFEKFKETKNANRKRRTRGA, from the coding sequence ATGGAAAGCCTGAAGAAGGCGCAGAGGAAAAAGGGATCGATCCGGGAACCGGAGCAGATTCTCGATCGCGCGATTTACCACCTGTGGGAAACGATCAACGACCTCGAGCAGATCCAGCCCGAGCACGTCGAGTTCTTTCGCGTTTCGATCTTCGGCAGCTCGCGCATCCAGAAGGGTGATCCGATCTATCAGGACGTCTACGAGCTCAGCCGTGGTCTTTCGGAGATGGGGATCGACATCGTCACCGGGGGAGGTCCGGGGCTGATGGAGGCCGCGAATTCGGGCTCGATGGAGGGAAGCAAGGCAGGACGCTCGAGGAGTTTCGGTCTTCCGATCCATCTGCCCACCGAGGAGGGGCACAACGCGTTCGTGAGCCGGGTGTACCGGCATCGGACGTTTTTCTCGCGACTCCATCATTTCGTGAGGCTTTCGTCGGCGTTCGTCGTCGTACCCGGGGGGATCGGAACGGCTCTGGAGCTCTTCATGGTGTGGCAGTTGCTGCAGGTGAAGCACATCCAGTCGCATCCGCTCATTCTGGTCGGGCCGATGTGGCACGGACTGCTCGAGTGGATGGATCAGATGATGGTCTCGCGCAACCTGGTCAGTCCGCCCGAGATGAAGGTCGCGGTCGTGGTCGACAACGCGAGCGAAGCGCTCCCTCTGCTCAAGGAGACCTTCGAGAAGTTCAAGGAAACGAAGAATGCCAACAGAAAACGACGTACTCGAGGCGCTTAA
- a CDS encoding formamidopyrimidine-DNA glycosylase produces MPELPDIAAYLVALEPRIVRRTLQKLRIGSPFLLRTFEPSPSELEGRRVNGISSIGKRIVFEIEDELFAVIHLMIAGRFRWKDETGAAVPKKLGLAAFDFDDGTLLLTEAGSKRRASLSLFRGREALAEIDPGGADVFGIDRDAFARILRRGNHTLKRALTEPRNFSGIGNAYSDEILHAARLSPLQLTSRLGDDEIDRLFEATRVTLADWRNRLTSEARKGFPEKVTAFRPEMAVHGKYGQPCPACGSPVQRIVYADNETNYCATCQTEGKVLADRAMSRLLKKDWPRSIDEL; encoded by the coding sequence ATGCCGGAGCTGCCCGACATCGCCGCGTATCTGGTCGCGCTCGAGCCGAGAATCGTGCGACGGACACTGCAGAAGCTGAGGATCGGAAGTCCTTTCCTGCTTCGGACATTCGAACCGAGCCCATCCGAACTGGAGGGGCGGCGTGTGAACGGAATCTCCTCGATCGGCAAGCGGATCGTCTTCGAGATCGAGGATGAGCTCTTTGCGGTCATCCATCTGATGATCGCCGGGCGTTTTCGCTGGAAGGACGAGACCGGTGCTGCTGTCCCGAAGAAGCTCGGTCTCGCTGCATTCGATTTCGACGACGGAACGCTTTTGCTGACCGAAGCTGGCTCGAAGCGACGCGCTTCGCTCAGTCTTTTTCGAGGTCGCGAGGCGCTCGCCGAAATCGATCCGGGCGGCGCCGACGTCTTCGGCATCGATCGCGATGCGTTCGCGAGGATCCTTCGCCGCGGGAACCATACCCTCAAGCGGGCGCTCACCGAACCCCGCAACTTCTCGGGCATCGGCAACGCCTACTCGGACGAGATCCTCCATGCGGCAAGGCTCTCGCCACTTCAGCTCACCTCCAGGCTCGGAGACGATGAGATCGACCGCCTCTTCGAAGCGACCCGGGTCACGCTGGCGGACTGGCGGAACCGTCTCACGTCGGAAGCTCGCAAGGGTTTTCCGGAGAAGGTCACGGCGTTCCGTCCCGAGATGGCGGTCCACGGAAAGTACGGCCAGCCCTGCCCCGCCTGCGGCAGTCCCGTGCAGCGGATCGTCTACGCGGACAACGAGACGAACTACTGCGCCACGTGCCAGACAGAAGGGAAAGTTCTGGCGGACCGGGCGATGTCGCGGCTCCTGAAAAAGGACTGGCCGAGATCGATCGATGAGCTTTGA
- a CDS encoding FAD-dependent oxidoreductase produces the protein MSENIGSSGNPLRVAIIGTGPSGMFAAGALLKSGLEVRVDLFDKLPTPYGLVRYGVAPDHQKIKKVAAAFERTGADERVRFFGNVKLGRDVTREELLDHYHQIVYAVGAQADASLGIPGEDLEGSISSTELVNWYNGHPELEGFDVPLEHRSVAIIGIGNVAIDVARILAKRPEDLATTDISDAALAELSKNHIREIFVLARRGPVEAKCTPKELSELSEVEGAQAWINPDELELGPESEKALEEDRSAQQNIEIFRRLAGEALIEGKRHIHFKFLVSPVEILGENGRVTGLKVERNRLVMRPDGRLSAEGTGEMETLAVSMVVRAVGYRSRPLPDVPFDENRAIIPNQKGTVGNREYAVGWIKRGPTGLIGTNKGDANETVESMLAEIPALGNLEVSADIAELLNQREVRFVTWEEWRRLDELETERGSTSGRPRVKFATISEMLEGCDNC, from the coding sequence ATGAGCGAAAACATCGGAAGCTCCGGCAATCCACTCCGCGTGGCGATCATCGGAACCGGGCCCTCGGGGATGTTCGCCGCGGGCGCCCTTCTGAAGTCGGGGCTCGAAGTCAGAGTCGACCTTTTCGACAAGCTCCCTACACCCTACGGGCTCGTCCGATACGGCGTTGCCCCCGATCATCAGAAGATCAAGAAGGTCGCTGCGGCATTCGAGCGCACCGGCGCCGACGAGCGCGTCCGGTTCTTCGGAAACGTAAAGCTCGGCCGGGACGTGACGCGAGAGGAGCTCCTCGATCACTACCACCAGATCGTCTACGCGGTGGGGGCTCAGGCTGATGCCTCGCTCGGGATTCCGGGTGAAGACCTCGAAGGAAGCATTTCGTCGACCGAGCTCGTGAACTGGTACAACGGACACCCGGAGCTCGAGGGGTTCGATGTCCCTCTCGAGCACAGAAGCGTCGCGATCATCGGTATCGGGAATGTCGCGATCGACGTGGCGAGGATTCTGGCGAAGCGGCCCGAGGATCTCGCAACGACAGACATCTCGGATGCCGCTCTGGCTGAGCTGTCGAAGAATCACATCCGTGAGATTTTCGTCCTGGCCCGCCGCGGACCCGTCGAGGCCAAATGCACGCCGAAGGAGCTATCGGAGCTGAGCGAGGTCGAAGGGGCGCAGGCGTGGATCAACCCGGACGAGCTCGAGCTCGGCCCGGAAAGCGAGAAGGCTCTCGAGGAAGACCGCAGCGCACAACAGAACATCGAGATATTCCGCCGCCTCGCGGGGGAAGCGTTGATCGAGGGCAAACGCCACATCCATTTCAAGTTCCTCGTCTCCCCCGTCGAGATCCTCGGTGAGAATGGGCGGGTCACAGGGCTCAAAGTCGAACGCAACCGCCTCGTCATGCGCCCCGACGGCCGCCTCTCGGCGGAGGGGACCGGCGAAATGGAAACTCTGGCGGTCTCGATGGTCGTGCGGGCGGTGGGTTACCGTTCCCGTCCTCTCCCGGATGTCCCGTTCGACGAGAACCGGGCGATCATCCCAAATCAGAAGGGGACGGTCGGCAATCGGGAGTACGCCGTCGGATGGATCAAACGGGGCCCGACGGGACTCATCGGTACAAACAAGGGCGATGCGAACGAAACCGTCGAGTCGATGCTCGCGGAGATCCCCGCGCTCGGGAACCTCGAAGTCTCGGCGGATATCGCAGAGTTGCTCAACCAGCGCGAAGTCCGCTTCGTGACCTGGGAGGAATGGCGGCGGCTCGACGAGCTCGAGACCGAGCGGGGAAGCACGTCAGGACGGCCCCGCGTGAAGTTCGCGACGATCTCGGAGATGCTCGAAGGCTGCGACAACTGCTGA
- a CDS encoding M48 family metalloprotease, whose protein sequence is MRSRLLIPALMLLIVVACSTNPATGKRELSLISQQQELAIGAQAHQDTLRQFGVYDEKPEINRMVDRVGQRIAAVSDRPDLEWTFTVLDSPMLNAMALPGGYVYITRGMLERMNTEDELAGVLAHEIAHVTNRHAAQRISQAQLAQLGLVAGAIIAGPEAAQQYGDLAQLGASLLFQRYSRQQETQSDLFGTAYMAEAGYNPHGAEQMLRTLDRLRDQEASSIDQYFQSHPDPAKRVGDVQRQIAEIDATGSSISQRSMDRGPFISNLEGMITGRSTERVTVKNNTVYEKTHGMVLSYPASWEAQAGFGGVFQLVNKNGQGSIQVDEIPLERIPTRNVQNALRQHFQQMGLKYQRSYEARAKTGQRFVVDLWAGQTRQGTLAVETTHFENAGNAVVFIEISPASAASQAPMGSTLAALSFDQRTARAATPPRLKVGQAGSGDTWSNLARRATGDLGDANEIAAINGFDAGAGVPRGLVVKLPEQIIERD, encoded by the coding sequence ATGCGTAGCAGACTGCTCATACCCGCCCTCATGCTTCTGATCGTCGTCGCGTGCTCGACCAATCCCGCGACAGGCAAACGGGAGCTCAGTCTCATCTCACAACAGCAGGAGCTCGCCATCGGTGCGCAGGCACACCAGGACACGCTGAGGCAGTTCGGTGTATACGACGAAAAACCGGAGATCAATCGGATGGTCGACCGTGTCGGGCAGCGCATCGCCGCGGTCTCGGACCGTCCGGATCTCGAGTGGACATTCACCGTGCTCGACAGCCCGATGCTCAACGCGATGGCTTTGCCCGGCGGTTATGTCTACATCACTCGAGGCATGCTCGAAAGGATGAACACCGAAGACGAGCTCGCCGGCGTTCTCGCGCACGAGATAGCACACGTCACGAACCGTCATGCCGCGCAGCGGATCTCTCAGGCCCAGCTCGCTCAGCTCGGTCTGGTGGCGGGTGCGATCATCGCCGGGCCGGAGGCGGCACAGCAGTACGGCGACCTGGCTCAGCTCGGCGCTTCACTCCTCTTCCAGCGATATTCGAGACAGCAGGAGACGCAGTCGGATCTCTTCGGAACGGCCTACATGGCCGAGGCCGGTTACAACCCTCACGGAGCCGAACAGATGCTGAGGACACTCGACCGGCTCCGAGATCAGGAAGCATCGTCGATCGACCAGTACTTCCAGTCACATCCGGATCCCGCGAAACGCGTCGGCGACGTTCAGCGGCAGATCGCGGAGATCGATGCGACCGGAAGCTCGATCTCGCAACGATCGATGGATCGCGGACCGTTCATCTCGAATCTCGAAGGGATGATCACCGGGCGAAGCACCGAGCGCGTGACGGTCAAAAACAACACCGTTTATGAAAAGACCCACGGTATGGTTCTCTCCTATCCCGCATCATGGGAGGCGCAGGCTGGTTTCGGGGGCGTCTTCCAGCTGGTCAACAAGAACGGGCAGGGCTCGATTCAGGTCGATGAGATTCCGCTCGAGAGGATTCCCACGCGGAATGTCCAGAACGCACTGAGGCAACACTTTCAGCAGATGGGTCTGAAGTACCAGCGGTCGTACGAGGCGCGCGCGAAGACCGGACAGCGCTTCGTCGTCGACCTCTGGGCGGGCCAGACTCGGCAAGGAACGCTGGCCGTCGAAACGACGCACTTCGAGAATGCAGGTAATGCCGTGGTATTCATCGAGATCTCCCCGGCGAGCGCCGCGAGTCAGGCTCCGATGGGGAGCACGCTGGCCGCACTCTCATTCGATCAGCGGACCGCACGGGCGGCGACGCCTCCTCGCCTCAAAGTCGGACAGGCAGGCTCGGGCGACACATGGTCGAACCTCGCCCGCCGGGCGACCGGGGATCTGGGCGATGCGAACGAGATCGCCGCGATCAATGGATTCGATGCCGGAGCGGGTGTTCCCCGTGGCCTGGTGGTGAAATTGCCCGAGCAGATCATCGAACGCGACTAG
- the nuoB gene encoding NADH-quinone oxidoreductase subunit NuoB, protein MITLPGERKSQEPGEGSTWFTSTLDYLVNWARGNSLWPLPFGTACCAIEFMSMVSSHYDISRFGAEVVRFSPRQSDVMIVAGTIVDKMAPVMKKIYDQMPDPKYVISMGACATSGGFYRAYHVVQGIDEVLPVDIWVPGCPPTPDGLMYGILKLKEKIERGELDR, encoded by the coding sequence ATGATTACACTCCCCGGCGAGAGAAAAAGTCAGGAACCCGGCGAAGGAAGCACCTGGTTCACCTCGACCCTCGATTACCTCGTGAACTGGGCCCGTGGCAACTCGCTCTGGCCGCTTCCTTTTGGAACCGCCTGCTGCGCAATCGAGTTCATGTCGATGGTCTCGTCTCACTACGACATCTCCCGGTTCGGCGCCGAGGTCGTGCGATTCTCCCCGAGACAGTCGGACGTGATGATCGTGGCGGGAACGATCGTCGACAAGATGGCTCCCGTGATGAAAAAAATCTACGACCAGATGCCCGATCCGAAGTATGTGATCTCGATGGGTGCCTGTGCGACCTCCGGCGGCTTCTACCGCGCTTACCACGTCGTTCAGGGGATCGATGAGGTTTTGCCCGTCGACATCTGGGTGCCGGGTTGCCCCCCCACCCCGGATGGTCTGATGTACGGAATTCTGAAGCTGAAAGAGAAGATCGAACGGGGCGAGCTCGACCGATGA